From Kineosporia succinea, the proteins below share one genomic window:
- a CDS encoding alanine racemase: MTFTLTIDEPRWDASVRTAAEQFPTVVPVIKGNGYGFGRERLARMSTRLGVDTVAVGTEAEIASVREGFDGTIVVLAPLTQEELNRLHPTTGRVIRTVAQADVVHRLAEPNSPDLEVILELDSPVHRHGVQLAELAELAAPLSSVRLAGIAMHLPSTGDRAHAVKSVHTALYELRRARVEFDTLWVSHLNARELRELGEAEPRLTVRPRVGTGLWLADRSTFTVTGTVLDARPVPHREAVGYRQRRLHGGTLVVVTGGTAHGVGLQGSSARGGLKDVLKGALMGAAHGVGWTPSPFRWAGKRLHYADVVHMQVSMLIVPAGVNPPAVGERLNCDVRMTISTFDEVVVSPALPGQEFAPGATFPAAS; the protein is encoded by the coding sequence ATGACGTTCACCCTGACGATCGACGAACCCCGCTGGGACGCCAGCGTCCGCACGGCCGCCGAGCAGTTCCCCACCGTGGTGCCCGTGATCAAGGGCAACGGCTACGGGTTCGGGCGCGAGCGCCTGGCCCGGATGTCGACCCGCCTCGGCGTGGACACGGTGGCGGTCGGCACGGAGGCCGAGATCGCTTCGGTGCGCGAGGGTTTCGACGGCACCATCGTGGTGCTGGCGCCTCTCACCCAGGAAGAGCTGAACCGGCTGCACCCGACCACCGGCCGGGTGATCCGCACGGTCGCGCAGGCCGACGTGGTGCACCGGCTGGCCGAGCCGAACAGCCCCGACCTCGAGGTCATCCTCGAGCTCGACTCCCCGGTGCACCGGCACGGCGTGCAGCTGGCCGAGCTGGCCGAGCTGGCCGCCCCGCTGAGCTCGGTGCGCCTGGCCGGGATCGCGATGCACCTGCCCAGCACCGGCGACCGCGCCCACGCGGTGAAGTCGGTGCACACCGCGCTGTACGAGCTGCGCCGGGCCCGGGTCGAGTTCGACACGCTGTGGGTGTCGCACCTGAACGCCCGTGAGCTGCGCGAGCTGGGCGAGGCCGAGCCCCGTCTGACCGTGCGCCCCCGGGTCGGCACCGGTCTGTGGCTGGCCGACCGCAGCACCTTCACGGTCACCGGAACGGTGCTCGACGCCCGGCCGGTGCCGCACCGCGAGGCCGTCGGCTACCGCCAGCGCCGGCTGCACGGAGGCACACTGGTCGTGGTCACGGGCGGCACCGCGCACGGCGTCGGCCTGCAGGGCAGCTCGGCCCGCGGCGGCCTGAAAGACGTGCTCAAGGGCGCCCTGATGGGCGCTGCGCACGGTGTCGGCTGGACCCCCTCGCCGTTCCGCTGGGCCGGCAAGCGCCTGCACTACGCCGACGTCGTGCACATGCAGGTCTCGATGCTCATCGTGCCGGCCGGGGTCAACCCGCCGGCCGTGGGCGAGCGCCTGAACTGCGACGTGCGGATGACGATCAGCACGTTCGACGAGGTCGTCGTCAGCCCGGCCCTTCCCGGGCAGGAGTTCGCGCCGGGTGCCACGTTTCCGGCCGCCTCCTGA
- a CDS encoding lipid II:glycine glycyltransferase FemX: MPGTDVRSARSGSALWPAKQPGLTVQPISAAEHLHHAVSHGASITMTPMWGGVKQAWRNQSIGWIVDGEIVGTALVLYRPVPIPGTNRSLAYIPEGPTLPWDRVLAAPSSWLTPLLDHLRAEHAFAVRIGPTQPVKYWSTATAKKGMSTDGVTRFSQLEPDETYDDGLALRNVLKAHGWVSLENESGQFTAGQPRLGVRADLRDKTPEMLLKSMNQQWRRNVKRADKEGVVVRQGGVEDLPIFHELYVETGERDEFTPRPANYFTTMWKALNSGPDPVLRLWISEHEGEPLSAALTVDVDRTCWYTYGASTSRKREVQAPTAMQWTSMRAALGRGMWTYDFRGIADTLDENERLSGLLRFKLGAGGHVVETVGEWEYTLSPMWNKAFQTYQKVQAARS, encoded by the coding sequence ATGCCTGGAACAGACGTCCGCTCCGCACGCTCCGGCTCAGCCCTGTGGCCGGCGAAGCAGCCGGGCCTCACGGTGCAGCCGATCTCGGCGGCCGAGCACCTGCACCACGCCGTGAGCCACGGCGCCAGCATCACGATGACCCCGATGTGGGGCGGCGTGAAGCAGGCCTGGCGCAACCAGAGCATCGGCTGGATCGTGGACGGCGAGATCGTCGGCACCGCACTCGTGCTGTACCGGCCGGTCCCCATCCCCGGCACCAACCGCAGCCTCGCCTACATCCCCGAGGGCCCCACCCTCCCGTGGGACCGGGTGCTGGCCGCTCCCTCCTCCTGGCTGACCCCGCTGCTCGACCACCTGCGCGCCGAGCACGCGTTCGCGGTGCGCATCGGCCCGACCCAGCCGGTCAAGTACTGGAGCACGGCGACGGCGAAGAAGGGCATGTCCACGGACGGCGTGACCCGGTTCTCGCAGCTCGAGCCGGACGAGACCTACGACGACGGCCTGGCGCTGCGCAACGTGCTCAAGGCCCACGGCTGGGTGTCGCTGGAGAACGAGTCCGGGCAGTTCACCGCCGGCCAGCCGCGTCTGGGCGTGCGCGCCGACCTGCGTGACAAGACGCCCGAGATGCTGCTGAAGAGCATGAACCAGCAGTGGCGGCGCAACGTCAAGCGCGCCGACAAGGAAGGCGTGGTGGTGCGGCAGGGCGGTGTCGAAGACCTGCCGATCTTCCACGAGCTCTACGTCGAGACCGGTGAGCGCGACGAGTTCACGCCGCGTCCGGCCAACTACTTCACCACCATGTGGAAGGCGCTCAACAGCGGTCCGGACCCGGTGCTGCGGCTGTGGATCAGCGAGCACGAGGGCGAGCCGCTGTCGGCCGCGCTGACCGTCGACGTCGACCGCACCTGCTGGTACACCTACGGCGCCTCGACCTCACGCAAGCGTGAGGTGCAGGCCCCGACCGCGATGCAGTGGACGTCGATGCGGGCCGCGCTCGGGCGTGGCATGTGGACGTACGACTTCCGCGGCATCGCCGACACCCTCGACGAGAACGAGCGGCTCTCCGGCCTGCTGCGCTTCAAGCTGGGCGCGGGCGGCCACGTGGTGGAGACCGTGGGCGAGTGGGAGTACACGCTCTCGCCGATGTGGAACAAGGCTTTCCAGACCTATCAGAAGGTGCAGGCGGCGCGGTCATGA
- a CDS encoding sensor histidine kinase has translation MTSQPPTGVTHRAGASAVWGFLRERVLPPVPAAIVAAVLFAATFGGLLWLTALGWEPMNPDSYLWLSAVVTVVLLTRDRFPRSTLVLLVLLYPQAYGGWLNTDLHVLPFLLAGYTVASQGAMAVGWTLLLCEAGVLHDSLFYGLDPQWWTIWTLFDDPQNLWGLNVSRILTLSAVVTATVLLGAASYRQRRANEELRHRQEELERLRQIETDQMVAAERTRIARELHDVVAHHISAVVLRAQAADRVADARPEQLREAVRWIAVDGQQTLAAMRQVVKVLRSADSAASLVPQTTLAEIPEIAGRMEAVGMPVELRLPPLQPILPAAVELAAVRIIQESLTNALVHARAGRAMVVLQLAGDSLLIEVHDDGGPGAGADESSAVSRWTRRGVATPRGIAVAGDPPETRRSSTFGSGHGLVGMRERAASCSGTLEIGHSSLGGWLVRARLSITVGRETPAPRILPQAV, from the coding sequence GTGACCAGTCAGCCACCCACCGGTGTCACACACCGTGCCGGGGCGAGTGCGGTCTGGGGGTTCCTCCGCGAACGGGTACTACCTCCGGTCCCCGCCGCGATCGTCGCCGCCGTGCTGTTCGCCGCCACCTTCGGCGGCCTGCTCTGGCTGACCGCCCTGGGCTGGGAACCGATGAACCCGGACAGCTATCTCTGGCTGTCGGCCGTGGTCACCGTGGTGCTGCTGACCCGCGACCGGTTCCCCCGCAGCACGCTGGTGCTGCTGGTGCTGCTGTACCCCCAGGCCTACGGCGGCTGGCTCAACACCGACCTCCACGTGCTCCCCTTCCTGCTGGCCGGCTACACGGTCGCGTCGCAGGGGGCGATGGCCGTGGGCTGGACCCTGCTGCTGTGCGAGGCCGGAGTACTGCACGACTCGCTGTTCTACGGCCTCGACCCCCAATGGTGGACGATCTGGACACTGTTCGATGACCCACAGAACCTCTGGGGCCTCAACGTCTCGCGCATCCTCACGCTTTCCGCGGTGGTGACTGCCACCGTTCTGCTCGGCGCCGCGTCTTACCGTCAGAGGCGGGCGAACGAGGAGCTCCGCCACCGGCAGGAGGAGCTGGAGCGGTTGCGTCAGATCGAGACCGATCAGATGGTGGCGGCCGAGCGCACCCGGATCGCGCGGGAGCTGCACGACGTGGTCGCCCACCACATCAGCGCGGTCGTGCTGCGCGCCCAGGCCGCCGACCGGGTGGCCGACGCGCGCCCCGAGCAGCTGCGCGAGGCCGTGCGCTGGATCGCCGTCGACGGGCAGCAGACCCTGGCCGCCATGCGCCAGGTGGTGAAGGTGCTGCGCTCCGCCGACTCCGCCGCCTCGCTGGTGCCGCAGACCACGCTGGCCGAGATCCCCGAGATCGCCGGGCGGATGGAGGCCGTGGGCATGCCGGTCGAGCTGCGTCTGCCCCCGCTCCAGCCGATCCTGCCCGCCGCGGTCGAGCTCGCGGCGGTGCGCATCATCCAGGAGTCCCTGACCAACGCCCTGGTGCACGCCCGGGCCGGGCGCGCGATGGTGGTGCTCCAGCTGGCGGGCGACAGCCTGCTCATCGAGGTGCACGACGACGGCGGTCCCGGGGCCGGGGCCGACGAGTCGTCGGCGGTGAGCCGCTGGACCCGCCGGGGCGTCGCGACGCCGCGGGGCATCGCGGTCGCCGGAGACCCGCCGGAGACCCGCCGCTCGTCCACCTTCGGCTCCGGCCACGGCCTGGTCGGCATGCGCGAGCGGGCCGCGTCCTGCTCGGGCACGCTCGAGATCGGCCACTCCTCGCTCGGCGGCTGGCTGGTGCGGGCCCGCCTGAGCATCACCGTGGGCCGGGAGACGCCGGCCCCGCGGATCCTGCCCCAGGCGGTCTGA
- a CDS encoding response regulator gives MTQTFNDAPGAPIRVAVVDDQGVIRAGLTMILDHEPDLTVVGEAGDGARALEMVATVRPDVVLMDIRMPVLDGIEATRRILAGGENGEKVPAVLVLTTFDDEEYVLGAIRAGASGFLLKDAGPDVLVSAVRTVHGGNSLVDPVVTNTLIAHCLELERALPKPVSELTATSAVTQPARDRWAPRLATLSDRERQILVGMARGLSNTDLAEHLVVSETTVKSHVSSVLAKLGLRNRVQAVVVAYETGVVAPGEQAAPDWRS, from the coding sequence GTGACCCAGACGTTCAACGATGCCCCAGGCGCGCCGATCCGGGTCGCCGTGGTGGACGACCAGGGCGTCATCCGCGCCGGTCTGACGATGATCCTCGACCACGAGCCCGACCTGACCGTCGTCGGTGAGGCCGGTGACGGCGCGCGGGCCCTCGAGATGGTCGCCACCGTGCGGCCCGACGTGGTGCTCATGGACATCCGGATGCCGGTGCTGGACGGGATCGAGGCCACCCGGCGGATCCTGGCCGGCGGCGAGAACGGCGAGAAGGTACCCGCCGTGCTGGTTCTCACCACGTTCGACGACGAGGAGTACGTGCTCGGCGCGATCCGGGCCGGGGCCAGCGGCTTCCTGCTCAAGGACGCCGGGCCGGACGTGCTGGTCTCGGCCGTGCGCACGGTGCACGGCGGCAACTCGCTCGTCGACCCGGTGGTCACGAACACGCTGATCGCGCACTGCCTGGAACTCGAGCGCGCCCTGCCGAAACCGGTCTCCGAACTCACCGCCACGTCCGCCGTCACCCAGCCGGCCCGGGACCGCTGGGCCCCCCGGCTGGCCACACTCAGCGATCGGGAGCGCCAGATCCTGGTCGGCATGGCCCGCGGGCTGTCGAACACCGACCTGGCCGAGCACCTCGTGGTCAGCGAGACCACAGTGAAGTCGCACGTCAGCTCGGTGCTGGCGAAACTCGGCCTGCGCAACCGGGTCCAGGCGGTGGTGGTGGCCTACGAGACCGGAGTGGTGGCCCCCGGCGAGCAGGCCGCACCGGACTGGCGGAGCTGA
- the fbaA gene encoding class II fructose-bisphosphate aldolase gives MPIATPEVYAEMIDRAKAGSFAYPAINVTSSQTLNAAIRGFAEAGSDGIVQISTGGAEYASGPTIKNMITGAVALAEYAHIVAKNYDVNIAVHTDHCPKDKLDGYVRPLLAISAERVARGENPLFQSHMWDGSAVPLDENLKIAAELIELTHAAKIILEVEIGVVGGEEDGVANEINDKLYTTVDDAVATVEALGLGEKGRYLTALTFGNVHGVYKPGNVKLRPEILKEIQDAVGSRYGKEKPFDLVFHGGSGSLPEEISAAVDFGVIKMNVDTDTQYAFTRPVVEHMFKNYDGVLKIDGEVGNKKAYDPRAWGKAAEAGLAARVVEACEALRSAGTRIK, from the coding sequence ATGCCGATTGCAACCCCCGAGGTCTACGCGGAGATGATCGACCGCGCGAAGGCCGGGTCGTTCGCCTACCCCGCCATCAACGTCACCTCGTCCCAGACGCTGAACGCCGCGATCCGCGGTTTCGCCGAGGCGGGCAGCGACGGCATCGTGCAGATCTCCACGGGCGGGGCCGAGTACGCCTCCGGCCCGACGATCAAGAACATGATCACCGGTGCGGTGGCCCTGGCCGAGTACGCGCACATCGTGGCGAAGAACTACGACGTCAACATCGCCGTGCACACCGACCACTGCCCGAAGGACAAGCTCGACGGTTACGTGCGCCCGCTGCTGGCGATCAGCGCCGAGCGCGTGGCCCGCGGTGAGAACCCGCTGTTCCAGTCGCACATGTGGGACGGCTCGGCCGTGCCCCTCGACGAGAACCTGAAGATCGCCGCCGAGCTGATCGAGCTGACGCACGCCGCGAAGATCATCCTCGAGGTCGAGATCGGCGTCGTCGGTGGCGAGGAAGACGGCGTCGCCAACGAGATCAACGACAAGCTCTACACCACGGTGGACGACGCGGTCGCCACCGTCGAGGCTCTCGGCCTGGGCGAGAAGGGCCGCTACCTCACGGCTCTCACGTTCGGCAACGTGCACGGCGTCTACAAGCCGGGCAACGTGAAGCTGCGCCCGGAGATCCTCAAGGAGATCCAGGACGCGGTGGGTTCCCGCTACGGCAAGGAAAAGCCGTTCGACCTGGTCTTCCACGGTGGCTCGGGCTCGCTGCCGGAAGAGATCTCGGCGGCCGTCGACTTCGGTGTGATCAAGATGAACGTCGACACCGACACCCAGTACGCCTTCACCCGGCCCGTGGTCGAGCACATGTTCAAGAACTACGACGGGGTGCTCAAGATCGACGGCGAGGTCGGCAACAAGAAGGCCTACGACCCGCGCGCCTGGGGCAAGGCGGCCGAGGCCGGCCTGGCCGCCCGGGTGGTCGAGGCCTGCGAGGCGCTGCGCAGCGCCGGTACCCGCATCAAGTAG
- a CDS encoding DUF3151 domain-containing protein, which produces MTSVTHPNLLNSPPPTLLPDDAVSRDAIAAGAPLENVAATTPSHCLPWAALAERAHEGGRDIEAYAYARTGYHRGLDALRRNGWKGHGPVPWSHVPNQGFLRALAALGQAAAAIGEDEERDRIAQFVADCDPEAAHALNVLSWAVQR; this is translated from the coding sequence CTGACCTCCGTGACGCATCCGAACCTCCTGAACTCGCCGCCGCCCACCCTGCTCCCCGACGACGCGGTGTCGCGCGACGCGATCGCGGCCGGTGCCCCGCTGGAGAACGTGGCCGCGACCACCCCGTCGCACTGCCTGCCCTGGGCCGCGCTGGCCGAGCGCGCCCACGAGGGTGGCCGCGACATCGAGGCCTACGCCTACGCCCGCACCGGCTACCACCGCGGCCTCGACGCGCTGCGCCGCAACGGCTGGAAGGGCCACGGCCCGGTGCCGTGGTCGCACGTGCCGAACCAGGGCTTCCTGCGCGCCCTCGCGGCCCTCGGCCAGGCCGCCGCCGCGATCGGTGAGGACGAGGAGCGCGACCGCATCGCCCAGTTCGTCGCCGACTGCGACCCCGAGGCCGCGCACGCCCTCAACGTGCTCAGCTGGGCGGTTCAGCGCTGA
- a CDS encoding NAD(P)/FAD-dependent oxidoreductase, which translates to MGAGIAGIACARRLHDAGVRVRVYERGRRIGGRMAVKTEYVGPVSSLSVGHAVDIGAPYFTVREALFAHVVAAWREAGLAQPWTDHFSILDADGLRPGDPGPQRWSTVPGAGGLRGLVENLAAGLRVETAHLVGGVTIENGHALVDGEPAAAVVLAMPDAQAERLLPTGTAAELGVADSGQHPVLTLWASWSARWWPAFDGVFVNDSDVLTWITDSGRSHADGVPVLVAHSTSDFARPRLNDPSSGIEPMLTELGRLLGADPTPPGEWARVHRWSFAAPVRTHLEPFGLTGPERPLIGVCGDAWGPRSRVEQAWMSGNGLAEQLLKQLD; encoded by the coding sequence GTGGGGGCCGGGATCGCGGGAATCGCCTGCGCCCGGCGCCTTCACGACGCCGGGGTCCGGGTGCGCGTCTACGAGCGCGGTCGCCGAATCGGTGGCCGGATGGCCGTGAAGACGGAGTACGTGGGGCCGGTCTCGTCGCTGTCGGTCGGGCACGCGGTCGACATCGGCGCGCCCTACTTCACCGTGCGGGAAGCACTTTTCGCGCACGTGGTGGCGGCCTGGCGGGAAGCCGGACTGGCCCAGCCCTGGACCGACCACTTCTCGATTCTCGACGCCGACGGCCTGCGCCCGGGTGATCCCGGCCCGCAGCGCTGGTCGACCGTGCCCGGGGCCGGAGGTCTGCGCGGTCTGGTCGAGAACCTGGCCGCCGGGTTGCGGGTCGAGACCGCGCACCTGGTCGGCGGGGTGACGATCGAGAACGGGCACGCGCTGGTCGACGGGGAGCCGGCCGCGGCCGTGGTGCTGGCCATGCCCGACGCCCAGGCCGAGCGGTTGCTCCCCACCGGCACCGCCGCGGAACTGGGGGTGGCCGACTCCGGCCAGCACCCCGTCCTCACGCTCTGGGCCTCCTGGAGTGCGCGCTGGTGGCCCGCGTTCGACGGGGTGTTCGTCAACGACTCCGACGTGCTCACCTGGATCACCGACAGCGGGCGCAGCCACGCCGACGGGGTACCCGTGCTGGTCGCCCACAGCACCAGCGACTTCGCGCGTCCCCGCCTGAACGACCCGTCGTCGGGCATCGAGCCGATGCTCACCGAGCTCGGCCGGCTGCTCGGGGCCGACCCGACCCCGCCCGGCGAGTGGGCCCGGGTGCACCGCTGGTCGTTCGCCGCGCCGGTGCGCACCCATCTGGAACCGTTCGGGCTGACCGGTCCGGAAAGGCCGCTCATCGGTGTCTGCGGTGACGCCTGGGGTCCGCGGTCCCGGGTCGAGCAGGCCTGGATGTCGGGCAACGGACTGGCCGAGCAACTCCTGAAACAGCTGGACTAG
- a CDS encoding adenylosuccinate synthase translates to MPAIVLVGAQWGDEGKGKATDALGAEADFVVKFNGGNNAGHTVVVDGEKYALHLLPSGILTPGCTPVIGNGVVIDPAVLFEEIEGLTARGIDCSKLLISASAHLIPSYNRTLDKTVERFLGKRKIGTTGRGIGPTYADKMSRVGIRVQDLFDENILRQKIEGALDAKNHLLVKVFNRRAITVDEVFEELIAYADKMRPMVADTALVLGQALDRGEMVLFEGGQATLLDVDHGNYPFVTSSNATSGGACTGSGVPPTRIDRVIAVAKAYATRVGEGPFPTELHDEWGDRLRDVGGEFGTTTGRPRRCGWYDAPISRYAARINGVTDFVLTKLDVLTGIESIPVCVAYDVDGVRHDEMPMTQTGFHHAKPIYEHFDGWTEDISAARTFDDLPKNAQAYVLALEEISGQRISAVGVGPSREQTVVRHSLLPE, encoded by the coding sequence ATGCCCGCGATCGTTCTGGTCGGCGCCCAGTGGGGCGACGAGGGTAAGGGCAAAGCCACAGACGCCCTCGGTGCCGAGGCGGATTTCGTCGTCAAGTTCAACGGCGGCAACAACGCCGGGCACACCGTGGTCGTCGACGGTGAGAAGTACGCCCTTCACCTTCTGCCCTCGGGCATCCTCACCCCGGGCTGCACCCCGGTCATCGGCAACGGCGTGGTCATCGACCCGGCCGTTCTGTTCGAGGAGATCGAAGGGCTCACGGCGCGCGGCATCGACTGCTCCAAGCTGCTGATCTCGGCCAGCGCGCACCTGATTCCCTCGTACAACCGCACTCTCGACAAGACGGTCGAGCGGTTCCTGGGCAAGCGCAAGATCGGCACCACCGGGCGCGGCATCGGCCCGACGTACGCCGACAAGATGAGCCGCGTCGGCATCCGCGTGCAGGACCTGTTCGACGAGAACATCCTGCGCCAGAAGATCGAGGGTGCCCTCGACGCCAAGAACCACCTGCTGGTGAAGGTGTTCAACCGCCGCGCCATCACGGTCGACGAGGTGTTCGAGGAGCTCATCGCCTACGCCGACAAGATGCGCCCGATGGTGGCCGACACCGCGCTGGTGCTGGGCCAGGCGCTCGACCGCGGCGAGATGGTGCTCTTCGAGGGCGGCCAGGCCACCCTGCTCGACGTCGACCACGGCAACTACCCGTTCGTGACCTCGTCGAACGCCACGTCCGGCGGCGCCTGCACCGGCTCCGGCGTTCCGCCCACCCGCATCGACCGGGTCATCGCGGTGGCCAAGGCCTACGCCACCCGCGTCGGCGAGGGTCCGTTCCCGACCGAGCTGCACGACGAGTGGGGCGACCGCCTGCGCGACGTCGGCGGCGAGTTCGGCACCACCACCGGCCGTCCGCGCCGCTGCGGCTGGTACGACGCGCCGATCTCGCGGTACGCCGCGCGCATCAACGGCGTCACCGACTTCGTGCTCACCAAGCTCGACGTGCTCACCGGCATCGAGAGCATCCCGGTCTGCGTGGCCTACGACGTCGACGGTGTGCGGCACGACGAAATGCCCATGACGCAGACCGGTTTCCACCACGCCAAGCCGATCTACGAGCACTTCGACGGGTGGACCGAAGACATCTCGGCGGCCCGCACGTTCGACGACCTGCCCAAGAACGCCCAGGCCTACGTGCTGGCGCTGGAAGAGATCTCGGGCCAGCGCATCAGCGCCGTCGGGGTCGGCCCGAGCCGCGAGCAGACCGTGGTGCGGCACTCGCTGCTGCCGGAGTAA
- a CDS encoding SRPBCC family protein, protein MDPTGRLTGNQLIFTRAFAVPVKELWAALTDPDLTARWIGRWEGDPASGTVQLHMSAEEGTPASPVRIDSCSEPYVLAVTTPAEGEPWVLRMILSSTAVGSSLTFTHELPTPVDASSIGPGWEFYLDRLAAVLDGGEVPDDFEKYYPARASAYTP, encoded by the coding sequence ATGGACCCCACAGGCCGGCTCACCGGCAACCAGCTGATCTTCACCCGGGCCTTCGCGGTGCCGGTGAAGGAGCTCTGGGCCGCGCTGACCGATCCTGATCTCACGGCCCGGTGGATCGGGCGGTGGGAGGGTGATCCGGCGTCCGGCACCGTGCAGCTGCACATGTCGGCCGAGGAGGGCACCCCGGCCAGCCCGGTGCGGATCGACAGTTGTTCGGAGCCCTACGTTCTCGCCGTCACCACCCCGGCCGAGGGCGAGCCCTGGGTGCTGCGGATGATTCTCAGCAGCACCGCGGTGGGCAGCAGCCTGACCTTCACCCACGAGCTGCCGACGCCGGTCGACGCGAGCAGCATCGGCCCCGGCTGGGAGTTCTACCTCGACCGCCTCGCCGCCGTTCTGGACGGCGGCGAGGTTCCGGACGACTTCGAGAAGTACTACCCGGCGCGGGCTTCCGCCTACACGCCGTAG
- a CDS encoding SigB/SigF/SigG family RNA polymerase sigma factor — MSLQHDADARLRVLPRSSQPEVVRHPGQPLRGVPGPDELEALGSPSDLNSADLNSADLNSADLNSADLSTPSDVDSPTDADSPPDAEDPHGPGGYDTSDPDSAVPLSDPDLHRLASMSPSHPQYQHLRRTVIECHLPLVHHLAQRFKGRGEPYDDLVQVGTIGLLHAVDRFDPTRGAFAAFAVPTIVGEIRRHFRDRGWAMRIPRRIQDLGRRVSEARETLTHTLDRSPTVREIAQYLDVDADLVLEALETASAYITVPLQTTSEESDRMGKVFEDAGLELVEQRATLGPLLARLPARERRILELRFGKGLSQSQIAAEVGVSQMHVSRLLTKSLNILRSGLTQEL; from the coding sequence GTGAGCCTGCAGCACGACGCCGACGCCCGCCTGCGGGTCCTGCCGCGCAGCAGCCAGCCCGAGGTCGTGCGTCATCCGGGTCAGCCCCTGCGCGGGGTTCCGGGGCCCGACGAACTCGAGGCGCTGGGCAGTCCTTCCGACCTGAACAGCGCCGACCTGAACAGCGCCGACCTGAACAGCGCCGACCTGAACAGCGCCGACCTCAGCACCCCGTCCGACGTCGACAGTCCTACCGACGCCGACAGCCCGCCCGACGCCGAAGATCCGCACGGGCCCGGCGGATACGACACGAGTGACCCCGACAGCGCCGTGCCCCTGTCCGATCCGGACCTGCACCGCCTGGCCTCGATGTCTCCGAGCCACCCGCAGTACCAGCACCTGCGCCGCACCGTGATCGAGTGCCACCTCCCCCTGGTGCACCACCTCGCCCAGCGCTTCAAGGGCCGCGGCGAACCCTACGACGACCTCGTACAAGTCGGAACCATCGGCCTCCTGCACGCCGTCGACCGCTTCGATCCCACCCGCGGAGCCTTCGCCGCCTTCGCCGTCCCCACCATCGTCGGAGAGATCCGCCGCCACTTCCGCGACCGCGGCTGGGCCATGCGCATCCCCCGCCGCATCCAAGACCTCGGCCGCCGCGTCTCCGAAGCCCGCGAAACCCTCACCCACACCCTCGACCGCTCCCCCACGGTGCGCGAGATCGCCCAGTACCTCGACGTGGACGCGGATCTCGTGCTCGAGGCGCTGGAGACCGCGAGCGCCTACATCACCGTGCCGCTGCAGACCACGTCCGAAGAGTCCGACCGGATGGGCAAGGTCTTCGAAGACGCCGGGCTGGAACTGGTCGAGCAGCGGGCCACGCTGGGGCCGTTGCTGGCCCGGCTGCCGGCCCGCGAACGCCGCATCCTGGAGCTGCGTTTCGGCAAGGGCCTGTCCCAGTCGCAGATCGCGGCCGAGGTCGGGGTGTCGCAGATGCACGTGTCCCGGCTGCTCACCAAGAGCCTCAACATCCTGCGCAGCGGGCTGACCCAGGAGCTGTAG